ACAAATAAGCATATGCCAAGtgcattgtttaatttatttttttcctaaaaacaaTATCCAAAATTAGGTTTCTTAAAAAAGTCGCCCTTGAAATAGGATAGTGTTTAGCAGAATTTAGAATCATCAGATGCAACAGTTTCAAAACCAAAGATAAAATGCTAATGCAATCATTTGAAAGGTACctatatatttcatatttatCTCCATCTTCTTCACCTTTGTAAAATGATCCTGCAACACGAGATATTAAAAGTGTAAATGGAATTAGCACTAACACTAATAGTGCAAAAGTAAATAGATGCCGGtgacaaaaatgaaagaaatggtCTATCTCAACAAAATGATAGATACAACATAACTGTATTAAAATTAGCTATTAGACAATTGTCAAATTGCCAATTTACCACCTAACAAGGTTGCTATGTGGCATTATAGGTCCATGGAGATCATTTTGAGGCCCCGTGAGAATTAGATCACCAAGTTTGAGATAAGCAATTGCTTAGCTTGATAGGGCAGTGGCGATCagaggaaaggaaataaataacaagctcatggaaaagaaaaggtaataaATACACTGttcttgaaatgaaaaacatgagTTAAGAGAGGTGGTGACTTTTAGCACCCACCTTAACCTTTTGAGTTAACCACAGACCAACATCAAGAAGTAGTCTGTTCCCTGATGCATCTCTCTCATCAGCTGCCTGCATGGCCTGAGCAACGTATTCCTGCCCGGCTCCTTCTGCTATCACAATAACCATATGCCCATTTTCTTTGATCCTCtgttcaataaattcaaaaagacCACCAGGACCTTCCAGATAGAATGGCGATTCCGGAATCAAGCAACAATCCTGTTATATCCCAACCATTGTTAGCATATCACTCAGTTGTAATATTATGAGTGATTGCAAGCAATAAACCACACTGTCTAAGCACATTCTGAAGCAATGACTAATCACATTCTGAAGCAATGTCTTCTCCAACACTTTGTttggagaaggaaaaagaaCGGTACGTTGAAAGTGAAATAAGCAGGAATATAGTTTATATAACTACTTACACATACAGATACATACATTCGCGCGTGTGTGAAGCAATatgttttctagaaaaaaagagcCTGCGACTTCATTACTATAAAGGGTGGGGGGGAAAGCAAGCATAAATCTACCATTTTCTGATACATCCAGTGTCAAAGACAGTATTCTGCACTACCAATTTTTTCCTAACACAAAATTCTGTTGTTAAGGAATAGAgattaaaacaacaaatcattGCTTCATACACACACAAAATAAGCCAAACTTCCTGAAACTGCCAAACTTGGAGGTAAAGGAACCACATTATTGTTATGACTCAATAAATAAGGATGATCATGGCTAAAGTTACTAGCCAATAAGTAACTTGCTCAATCTTATGTCCCCGCCAAGTTACTAATTAGTTTCCAATTCTCTCAGCAACTGCCTCGGATTTACTTAGCATCAAATATCACACTCTAATAATGGGTCCAAATATTTGTAAGTTCAGGAATCACTGTTACCCAGCAAAAGGCTTACCACATCTCGACTTGCCAAAGTTGCAAACATTGCAATGAAACCTGCAGGATTCAAAAGGCAAGGAAGCGGGAacgtaagaataaatatagtgatAATCTTATGGCCATCCATGTGCCATCTATTAATCTATGTTCCAAAAGTTTACCACTGTATCTGCCCATCAGTTTAACAATCCCAACTCCATTTTCCACACTTTCAACCTCCACATGTGCAGCATTAATTGCTCTCTGAGCTTCTTCAACAGCGGTATCAAATCCAAAAGATTTGTCTATCACCTAGAACAACAACACAATTTACTTCATTTTCCAGGGTTCAATACATTTCACCTCCACCACGTCAATTCCTCactacaaacatttttttttaaaaaaaagcaagaagccttgaaagtcaaaCCTTGCTTTGAGGCATAAAATTGCAGAATGGATGACACAACTCACCGCTATATCATTATCAATCGTCTTGGGGATCCCAGCAACAGCCACTTGAAGACCACGTTTCTCAACTTCCTtccaaaaacaaaccaaaaatacaaattaacgTGAAGAAAAAAGCATGTCAGTGTGACAAACTTGAATCATACCATAATGCAAGCTGACTGATTGCTACAACAGAACGAAGGAAAAAGTTCTTGTTGGAGAATTAACCACCTTGTAAATTAAAGCTGCTCCTCTCTGAGTGCCATCACCTCCAATAATATATACCTAAATATCCACCAAAAAACCAGTCTACCTTATTCCATTCAGGTCGCATACCATATTCATAAATTTTTACCAAAGAAAAAAGCATGTCGACCTGATTTATTCTCCTGTCCTGAATATTATCAACTATCTTGTTTGTGTCATGACCTCCTCGTGAAGTGCAAAGAAATGTGCCACCACGCTTATGTATATCATTCACAACTTTGGGCGTCaaatttatggtgttttttgaataaaaacccCTATAACCTCCCTGAACATACGATCATTCATTCAAAAACTCtttcttaaacaaaacaaagcaaaccattcaacaattaaacacaacctTCTACGTATCTCTGAATAAAACTCACCAGAATGCCAAGTACATCATCAACTCCATACATATAATTCAATCCGCAAACAATCTCGCGAATCACTGTATTGATCCCGGGACATAAACCCCCACATGTCACTATGCAAGCACGCACTTCTTCAGGCATAAAATACACCTGCATGGCATCGCACCAATCAAAAACAATCAGCTTCTACCATTTCACACCCGATGCAGTGCTCCCTCAATCACATTCATGCTGTGCCAAATGTAGTTATCGAGCGACCACCACCTGTGGAAGCACGTGCACCTACCCACCCGTATACTGAATAATTCctcaaaaaattaatccaaaatgaataaataattattaaaatttataaaggtaGCATACCTTCTCTCTGGGCCCGGCTCGCCGGAAATGTACACCTCTAGGACTATCTTTATGAACAACAATctacccaaaagaaaaaaaatagagtgagAATGCTTGAATGACATGTCGTTTATAGAAGAAAAATGATATGTTAAGTGAGCCTACATTTTGTGCGACTGCATCTTCTGGTCCAACAAAAGTCTGCCTGcccaattcaaattttaaaaataacagcagaaattttatattaattaaaagaaaaaaataataaattcatgtaCTTGACAATCGCGTAGGCATGGCTGTGATGTAAAGGATTTGGATACGactgcaaaaaaagaaagaaaagcaaatcctaaaatggaaaataaaagggGAAGTTTTAATGAAGGAAAAACAGAATGATTGATTACTGGTAGATGAGGGAGAAAATCAGTCAAGTGAGGCACATCTTCGAGGACGAAACCATCATCGTTAAGAGCTCTGGCTCTGAATGGGCGATTTTGGCGCCAAAATAATGAttttgtagggttttttttggatttgagagAGAAGTCGGGGTTAGATTGAAATAATGAGAATTTGTGGGGGTTCAATAATAGTAAGTCAAACGAAGAGGGAGAAGCAGCAAGTGAGAGATCCATCGTCGAAACGGAGAGCCTGAAACTGTGTGGGAGAGAGATCGTTTGTTTCGGTAATGGAGGAATGATTAGGTGCGGACAACTTCGCTGGATCTTTGATTACGTGCCACGTTGATATTTTAAACATTTCTCTGACTTCTCGGTGGCTTTGATTTGCTGACGGTTCAATCGAGGATTCTGGAGTCGTGTACACCTCTGATCTGTAAACTTTGATAATTTGGTTTTAATTACAAACCGACCAAATCAAAAACagaactcttttcttttttcaatttttatttaaaaaacaacgaaATTGTTTAAAtagaaagtttttatttgaaacaattattaaaaaactatgatttaATAAGCTTTAGTTTATAAtagactttttgttttttatgagttgtttttatttgattcaattcaatttaattcagtTTCGagaatttaaaaccaaaaccaaactgatttttttctagttttctatccgaaattatccaaaaaaaaaaaggggaaacaaTTCAGTTAATTTCAAATCAGGATTTATGAATATTTTGGATGATTCAGTTAATATGCTCAACCCTGAGCACTAACAAATGAATAGGTCTATATTTATAGCATTCGTTTATTCATAAGTATATAGTACGTGTGCAATACATACAAGACATGaatgaataaacaaaatttatattaaattgctCAGAGTTTTTGCTGAATTCACCATCACCATGATAGTTGACATTCTTCAACCTGCAACAAATGTACGGATCAATGGTCCagaaaaatagaatttcaaAAGCATGCTCATAATAACTTACCATATTGGACCTCGCATCCAGCTGTAATGTGTTATGTCTAAGAAGCCACTGGCTTCACAGAAGAAAATGATCGATCATATGTTGTACGGCATCCGCGCCTTCTATATGCATGCTCTGATCTTTAACCTGTGAAATATAGAGTGGCATGTGGTTCCTTTAGATAACAGAGACTTGtatattacatttattttcattttccaaGGTGTTTCCTTGCACATGAGCACTGATGACACCGCCATTCTTCCTAAGAGATAATTAGCATTTTCAAATCACATGCCCAAAAAACATAGCACGTCTGTTAGGATGAATGTAagatacatgcatgcatgcatgcacgcATACATAGGGGGGAAAGGGAGAGACCTGAATGACACTATGAGCAGCAAACCTCTGTCTGCAGGTGTGGAAGCTAGCGTCTACTTTTTCCCATGACAAACGGGATAGACCTGTCACTAGTTCCTCTGCACAAATAAGGTCCAGTTAACAAACTTGTAAAATTGAAGAACAAACCATAATTAAGGACACTGGAAATTTCCAAAAATACATTCATTGGCAAAATTGGTAAAGGCAAAGGCAATTAAAACGAATAGAGTGAGCATGGCTGCTGCATTGCTTCATTCAAAATATACCTTCTAACTTGTCAAAACTATCATCATCTGTTGAAATAAGCTCAGACTGCTCAGTGTCGCAGGCCTTGCAGTGTTCTTCGTATACAATATGTGGATATTCCTTGTTAATATAATCCTCCCACTAAAAGGAAAGTGACATTTTAGTAAGTACATTCTAACCAACAGGCAATAATATAGAGGAAAATTACACAGTGCGAGCAGAGTTACCTTCGGCAATTCAATAGTACGCCTAATGGACGATGTTCTCCAGCCCACAATATCTAAACAGTTTTCATCAAGGGAACAGAGAAATAAAGACTGTCAAGTTTTCAGATTATATATTGATGGTTAGCTgctttgaagaaataaaaaggatacGATCATAGCAAACATTTGAATACGCTACCCGACGTTTGAATATACGCAATGCTGACCTACAAAATTAGTTAGGTGCTCTTATTAATTACATATTTGGATATCATAAAGATGGCATCTCAAGAaactataaaagaaagaaatctgCATAAAGAACTGCTGTGTATGTGGcatacatgaaaaaacaatcacCATAATCTTCTATCATGCGTTTAAGCAATGGAGGCTGgccctcatcatcatcattcaaaAAAAGGTGCCGACCTGTTCTCTTAAATATCCAATGAATCAAGAGGTTGGCTGCTTTCTCAAAGGCAGGTACACCAAAAAGAAATGGAACCTgcagtgaaaatattttttgaacaaaataCACTAAGGATGCTTAATGTGAATTCAATGAGAGCTAAGATTAAGGAATCATTAACATGTGCAATTGGCATAGTAGCAGGAAACAAGTAATACTGCTTGTATGCTCAGATTTAGCAACAAGGAAGTTATAATGGAAAAATGAGTTCAAATGAAGTCCACTAGTAGTCAACTAATGACTGTAATCAAAATAGAGAAGTCAGGAGTCCAGCTTGTGTTTTTCCTGAATAAAGTACCCTATTGAACCATGCCATGAACAAAACAGTATGACATGATTTTCTCTTTCATCATCATTGTCTTGGCCAGATTTCACCCTAAAAAGTTGCTTATCCAGTAAAACTACCAGATACAAGTATGAGATTATAATTTGCTTGCAATAAAACAGACCCATCCTATGTTCCCTACTGCTCATAGTATAAGGATAGAGATAACCCTTGGTTGCGCTCTTTTATCTGTCTGCATACAAACATGCTTTTATAACATTTAACCCAGTGCTATGGTCAATTCAAACAGCAAACAAGAGAAATTCATCATCTTCAAGCAAACACTCACGTAAGTATGAGAGAAGCATAAAATACCATTTCAGCACCTTATCCAAAACAATCCTACTCAATACACGCAAAATTTTTCCTTACTAAAACATTTTAACAACctgatctttttctttttcaatgttttaagtggatgatgatgaaattcgaaaatttaaaagaaaagaaacagtcAAAATAGAATACCTGCTTATTTCCCCTAGAACCAAGGTGTGGTGTAGCAACAGTGATAAAGTTCATAGGCTCCAAGCCACCAATTGTAGCCTTTAAGTCGTCTATGCTTGTACCATTAGTTGAATCTTCTACGTTTTCTTTCTTGGGTGGTCTATACAATCTCCCAATTGCATATCTCGCCACTAATCCTCCCACAGAATGTGCAACAAATGAAATCTTCTGCAAATTTGGCTTTCTTTGAATCACTTCAAGCacctaaaattcaaatattccaTCAATAATCCAGCATAGAAAATGCAACCAAATTTAGTAAATAATTACAGGTAAACCCACGAATCTAAGAACTACTGTACCTCCTCGGCCAAACGGTCGCCCATCACATCAACACCATCAAGTGTCAgcctaaacatatttttttcactaCCTACAATTCAAGTAAAACCAACCTAAGCATTCCATTCTTCgtagaaataaaacaaatagcaaaagAATTGATTTAAACTCCACTCAACAAACATCTAAATACCAAACTAAAAGGGAAGGGTTTCGCTTCATATCAATATCCAAAACTTAACTAATGATACTTACAATGAACAAATACTTTATCAGGTAAAGTTCTAACAAACTGCTCCGCTCCAAACTTCCAATCAGTGTTACTGATCATTCAAGCAAAACGCCCACAATTAGCCAACAACAGAACTAATTCAATAATTAAGCCTAAAAATTCAGTTAACTCAAGGAAAGACAAACTTCAAGAGGAAGTTGACATTTTGATCTCATAATCAACAGAAATAAACcaaacccagatttttttaaaaaaattactagacTGGGGGCAATCAACAGAAGTAATTGAATTCCAAATTCAGGAATTGCGGgtgaaaattcatcaaaataaaaaaggaaaactttCAGAGAAAGTTTACATTTTTTATCTCgtattcaacaaaaataaaccaactccagatcaaaaaattcaataaataacgCAAAGAAATCATGATAACTAGtgattaatgataaaaaaaattaaagaaaaattcataCCTTCCAAGGATACCGTGGACCATAATGACAAGATGATCAGCAGAAGAAGAATCAGAATTTTTACAACTCCAAACATCACAGCTTACATTCACTGATTCTGTTGAACAAACTCCGTTCTCTACAGCTCTATTCTCCATGATTTATTAGTCCAATTCTTACTTTAATCTCTCCTCTTTCTTTATGgtttttcagttaaaaaaatgcatttaaatatcgaataaaaaaaattgagagttGCGTTTggatattttgttgattttcttggGAAAATTGGGAGTGGTGAATACCTATGAAAAAGAAGTTAtagggaaaaggaaagaaaaatgaagggtTTTTTTCAGAGTAGGCGCGATTATCCGTGAGATTTATCCACGTAAgatgatgaaagaaaaaaaaaatgacctttAGTTTTCGTTtggcttttaattaaaaaaaaaagaaggatttgTCATCTAATGGCGGGAGGTTAAcaggaatttgtttttaatttttaagtgtgtttttttaaacatttaacagttttttttattttttttatttaaaattatttttttattcttaaattgtTTCAATGtacttttgttaaaaataaattttaaaatatatatatatatatatattttaatatatttttaaataaaaatattttaaaaaataattattaacacgATAATAAATAATCACACACCACATATATTATCTACCTTATCTTTGTAAACTTTAATTGTAACTCGCAAGATGGTGaattatagattttaattgatggttaaattgatttaaaaaatattcaattcaaattttttatatgtaaaaaaaatgggcaataataatataaaatgatgatcattattttaaaaatcagtaTTCACTAGCCTATAATCCAAACATACCGCTGGCTCATGAAACgagaaaaacaataacaactgGCAATTCGGCCATACTAGTTTGGTATCTTCTCCATTCATGGCTGATAAAAACCTCCTTAATTACAAGCAGCCATTTCGTAGATGCTGTGAGAAAAACTGGATAAACTATTAGCAGTGTGGtaaaatagcttttcgtgccgaaatacatgccattttGCACATCAAAtccaaaaagtatttttagtaaaaaaaaaaaaaaaaaatttgaaatttgtcaAATTTTCCTATATTTCAGTCCCTCACCTTTTATTAATATTCAAATTTAACCTTTATAAATTAGTCTTCTGTTATATCATCCATGTAGCTATTTAACAATGAGTGGTTTCATTGAAACGTTTTGAAAATTACaggatttatattaaaaagttttgaACTATAAAAGTCAAAGTTGAACACAAAATTGAAGCTACTCGCTCCTCCTGACCCACACCTGTCCGTTTTAAAATTTGTTACAAAATTCCAAAAGACCCTGTTGAAATCCTTAAAAAGGACCGACTTCGTTGGACCATGTAATTGCCTTATCCGagagtttttctttaaaaataaaaaaaaaatatctctgcCATCCTCTAATTGtgttaaaatttttacaaaataacaaTCTGTATCGTAAACCTTGATGTACGCGTAACAATTTATATTATGTACTTagcatatttataaaaaaccaacaaaaattatttgattgtttataaatttaccatgattaaaaaaaattatattaaatattataaatttatcattgaataaaaacaaatcccaGCAAAACTTCTTCCACTCATCTTACCTGGCTgccactttccttttcttttcttttttatctctcGCCAGCCATCATCTCCGACCATAAACCCGTAACCTCACCTCCTTCAATCGTGTTTATCAGAACTCTCTTGTGGCACTTTCATCTCTGCCACACCAACacttgttttattaataaagtGTACTATTACATTCAGAGGGATGTAATTTAATATCTgaatttatttctaaaacattattaattcaGGAGTCTTATAAAATTTTTAGtcagtaataaaattacataattattaacttttagaatttataaaattaacaaagatgcAAGCAAGTTGATTTATATatctatgttaataaaaaaaaaaagactattgAATCACATAGAAACCAAAATCAAGATTACTAGCTTACATTGCATTTACTCCTTAAAAGAAGTATGTTTCTAATTTACATATGATCTTGTTTTGTTAATGAATAATACAACACTCCCCAATACTTTAGATGTTGTAGAATACTTTTTTCTTGTAGACTGTAAAATGAGGAGACTAGTAAAAATACCTAGGATAGCCAAGGAAGGAAAATTGACGGTGCTTGTGCTTTTCCTGCTTCACTTTCTTCTCCATAACCATGGTATTCTCCTTGAAAACTCTGGCATTATTACTGTTATAATCATCATTATTAATGATCGTGCTTCGATTTAGATCATATGTTGAAAGATTTTATGAATTTGTCTGGATGTACTGGAGAAAAGGTGGATTTATGAAGAATTAAAGAGATGGTTTAATAAGATTAAGGTTCTTTCCAAGCTTCAATATGGAAGTTTTTTCATGGCTTTTATAAAACACGTAacaaattgcttttttttttttaaaaaaaaaaaaggagattaCAAtagcatgagaaaaaaaaatcgtttaaaaacattagattttgcttttgatttgaGTTTAGATTATTatgaaaaaggagagaaaatgatatttgaaaagggtaaaataatatttggagaagataaatttttttatttgagttttttatgtattatatATGAGAGTAATTTGGTCttttcattcaatttaaaattttatatcaacacaagatgcaaattataatttttcaaaatttgataggcaagtataattttaattaaactatgGGATGctagaagtaattttttttaatattttttttagatttacaaACTATTTAATATAGCATTACACTAGCCTAATTTGCATTGCATTGTGGGTAAAAGCAAAAGTTTTCTTAAAAGTGCAAAAAAAGAATGTACAAGTACagctaatgtatttttttacatcaagaaaaatattaattgtgtttttctagtaaaaaagagtcacatgatttttttctacatcacaagttttatttgtttgttacctggaaatatttattttttagacaaCACTCTACCatgattacaaaaataaaaattataactaaaaatattcttgatatttttaatgtaattgtATTAGAAACCATACGAATAACATAACACTCATGCTTTTCCACGGAGAACTCTTTGCAAGTATCATTAAAATTGACTCGGCGGATTAAGCTTGAAATATCTTTATCTAACCTTTTAACTAacttgagttttaaattaaattacatgagGTTAATTTGATATACCCATGTCAACTTGACGGGTAAAAAACAATCTAATTGACcaataaattatgatttgatattttaaaaaataagatgatatattttttttttaaataccaagACAAGgacacatcaaattaatatgtgtCAACTCCAACAAATCTGTTAAGCTCACAACCTCGATCATGAATCCAAATAGTTTTAGTAATTCTgttcttaaaactttttttttatttaattatataataaaaaaacaaagaaagcttgttaatatttaaaaaatatttctataatcttatttaaaaacaaggaaaaaattgaatggtaccatgtaaaataatatctagatatatttttatttaatttaaaaatacaataaacataatatatttgtaattaattaattttatgttggaaaattttttttttttatataaaaaattagataattgaCCAGGCCAGGTGGGTCTACACCCGACCCATAAAATGAAGAGGCTAGAAGCGTGAGTCTGCAATGCTAGGCATGCTCACGacttttttacattttcttgtTGGTTGGTTGCTGTCtgtttctttttagaaaatattcaGATAGCGTGTAGTTAAAAGCCTATAATATAAACACTAGAGAGGCGGTAAAAAAAATTGGGGTTGCTGGTATTTTTGCtagaaaaatggatttttaatatattttccttGGTAACTTAAAAATGAGTCTTTTGACTCAAAAcaccttaaaattaataaaaaaaaaacatgaatttgtGGATAATATATATAGCATGCTAACGTATTTAGAAGTGTGAttgtaattactttttaaaatatatattttttaaatatattaaaataaattttttcattttttaaaatattatttttaatatcagtgtattaaaatatttaaaaatattaaaaaaaataataatttaaagtaaataaaaaataaaaaaaaattaaatttttttaaaatgcttttaaaatatgaaaagagcattctttttttgttcGCAAGGTAGAATTATTACAGTTACCAGTGATTGGGCATTACAGCATGATTAACTTGACTTTTTAAAGTTTCAGACTTTTACCGGAAAAAAGGTTTCAAATTCGATTTTCAAGCAACAAGTAATTGACTGGAAGTCTGGAACTTTTACGATACTAATTCAGTAATTCTCGTCGGATTAAAATCTCACGAGTTTAGATGGTGGTGAGAATATGGGCCAAGGTGACGATATTTTCATGGGATCATATGTTTTTAAGTTCTGCAAACACGTGGCCTATGTCTAGGATCCATAAGAAACAATCAAAACAGGACTCTTATTTTGAGATCTTATTACATGAATTCAAATCATCACAAATCCAACTCACCATAAAATAATTATGGAGCCCATCATTTTGTGTGTatggatttattaaaaaaaagctaatttgCCTAGCTACATACTAAAAAACATTGCTTATTAGAATATTATAatgattgttttgttttccATCTAAAAAACTTTAgcactaattttataaatttttttatatgattcatttgttattataaagAAACCACCCCCTCAATTGATTTCTTGAGTAGGCTTTAGCCTAAGTAGCTGCTTGACATTGCCTTCTAAATAGGGTTTAagtaaattttgagtttttttcttatttaaaattatttttaaaatgtttttagattgtttttatgtgttaatattcaaaatagcttttttttttaaaaatattattttaatataactttcaataaaaattattttaaaaaataataattattatatttttaaatatcccTAAAAAGTTTGGGGTTAAATTGGCATCGGATTCTTGAAGTTCCCCCATCAATTTTTGACTCCCTCCCACTCCTGGAA
This region of Populus alba chromosome 3, ASM523922v2, whole genome shotgun sequence genomic DNA includes:
- the LOC118049119 gene encoding lipid droplet phospholipase 1 — encoded protein: MENRAVENGVCSTESVNVSCDVWSCKNSDSSSADHLVIMVHGILGSNTDWKFGAEQFVRTLPDKVFVHCSEKNMFRLTLDGVDVMGDRLAEEVLEVIQRKPNLQKISFVAHSVGGLVARYAIGRLYRPPKKENVEDSTNGTSIDDLKATIGGLEPMNFITVATPHLGSRGNKQVPFLFGVPAFEKAANLLIHWIFKRTGRHLFLNDDDEGQPPLLKRMIEDYGDCFFMSALRIFKRRVAYSNVCYDHIVGWRTSSIRRTIELPKWEDYINKEYPHIVYEEHCKACDTEQSELISTDDDSFDKLEEELVTGLSRLSWEKVDASFHTCRQRFAAHSVIQVKDQSMHIEGADAVQHMIDHFLL
- the LOC118049116 gene encoding ATP-dependent 6-phosphofructokinase 6 isoform X1 → MDLSLAASPSSFDLLLLNPHKFSLFQSNPDFSLKSKKNPTKSLFWRQNRPFRARALNDDGFVLEDVPHLTDFLPHLPSYPNPLHHSHAYAIVKQTFVGPEDAVAQNIVVHKDSPRGVHFRRAGPREKVYFMPEEVRACIVTCGGLCPGINTVIREIVCGLNYMYGVDDVLGILGGYRGFYSKNTINLTPKVVNDIHKRGGTFLCTSRGGHDTNKIVDNIQDRRINQVYIIGGDGTQRGAALIYKEVEKRGLQVAVAGIPKTIDNDIAVIDKSFGFDTAVEEAQRAINAAHVEVESVENGVGIVKLMGRYSGFIAMFATLASRDVDCCLIPESPFYLEGPGGLFEFIEQRIKENGHMVIVIAEGAGQEYVAQAMQAADERDASGNRLLLDVGLWLTQKVKDHFTKVKKMEINMKYIDPTYMIRAIPSNASDNIYCSLLAQSAVHGAMAGYTGFTVGPVNSRHAYIPIARVTEAPNTVKVTDRMWARLLASTNQPSFLNSNEMLPILVPLVKRNLRESVVHTLML
- the LOC118049116 gene encoding ATP-dependent 6-phosphofructokinase 4, chloroplastic isoform X2 encodes the protein MDLSLAASPSSFDLLLLNPHKFSLFQSNPDFSLKSKKNPTKSLFWRQNRPFRARALNDDGFVLEDVPHLTDFLPHLPSYPNPLHHSHAYAIVKQTFVGPEDAVAQNIVVHKDSPRGVHFRRAGPREKVYFMPEEVRACIVTCGGLCPGINTVIREIVCGLNYMYGVDDVLGILGGYRGFYSKNTINLTPKVVNDIHKRGGTFLCTSRGGHDTNKIVDNIQDRRINQVYIIGGDGTQRGAALIYKEVEKRGLQVAVAGIPKTIDNDIAVIDKSFGFDTAVEEAQRAINAAHVEVESVENGVGIVKLMGRYSGFIAMFATLASRDVDCCLIPESPFYLEGPGGLFEFIEQRIKENGHMVIVIAEGAGQEYVAQAMQAADERDASGNRLLLDVGLWLTQKVKDHFTKVKKMEINMKYIDPTYMIRAIPSNASDNIYCSLLAQSAVHGAMAGYTGFTVGPVNSRHAYIPIATCSSGKEKPSRVGGPYSNALAAKIQIQRQTALTNPRRMISSG